From one Mycobacterium colombiense CECT 3035 genomic stretch:
- a CDS encoding NADP-dependent oxidoreductase, producing MKAIGYTEFGPPEVLRVLELPEPHAGRGQVRVRVQACAVNPADTAARSGWMRRTYAPDTLPGGKYPEPPYVPGWDFCGVVDESADGAAIPVGQQVIGLTRSPMGDVGAYAEYVVTDAGSVVRAPGNATAAAASTLLMNALTAYAMLEALAVPAGGTVAVTGAAGALGGYAVQLAKSQGLQVVADAAETDEQLVKELGADIVVRRGDKVADRIRGAIPDGVDGVVDAALYKDAIVPAIRDGGAATSARQHVGVTDRNIVWHTVSVTEHTTRTDVLNTLRDLAETGVLTLRVADILPAEQAAEAHRRLEAGGLRGRLVLTW from the coding sequence ATGAAAGCGATCGGCTACACGGAATTCGGTCCTCCAGAAGTCTTGCGCGTCTTGGAGTTACCGGAGCCTCACGCGGGGCGGGGGCAGGTTCGCGTCCGCGTCCAGGCGTGCGCTGTCAATCCTGCTGACACAGCGGCCCGGTCGGGCTGGATGCGCAGGACCTATGCGCCAGACACGCTCCCGGGAGGGAAATACCCCGAACCGCCGTACGTGCCTGGATGGGACTTCTGCGGTGTTGTCGACGAGTCCGCCGACGGCGCTGCGATCCCGGTCGGCCAACAGGTTATCGGCCTCACGCGCAGCCCGATGGGCGATGTCGGCGCGTACGCCGAATACGTGGTCACCGACGCTGGGTCGGTTGTGCGAGCACCCGGTAACGCCACAGCCGCTGCCGCGTCCACCCTTCTCATGAATGCGCTGACCGCCTACGCCATGCTCGAGGCACTGGCCGTCCCCGCCGGCGGCACCGTCGCGGTGACGGGAGCGGCCGGAGCTCTGGGCGGCTACGCCGTTCAATTAGCCAAAAGCCAAGGGCTGCAAGTGGTCGCTGATGCCGCGGAAACCGACGAGCAGCTGGTGAAGGAGTTAGGGGCAGACATCGTCGTCCGCCGCGGAGACAAGGTGGCCGACCGCATCCGTGGCGCGATACCTGACGGCGTCGACGGTGTCGTCGACGCGGCACTGTACAAGGACGCGATCGTTCCCGCGATCCGCGATGGCGGCGCCGCCACCTCCGCCCGCCAACATGTCGGCGTCACCGACCGAAACATTGTGTGGCACACAGTGTCCGTGACCGAACACACCACACGCACCGACGTCCTGAACACCCTGCGCGATCTCGCGGAGACCGGTGTCCTGACGCTACGGGTAGCGGACATCCTTCCGGCCGAGCAGGCCGCCGAGGCACATCGGCGGTTGGAGGCCGGCGGGCTGCGGGGCCGTCTCGTGCTCACCTGGTAG
- a CDS encoding TetR/AcrR family transcriptional regulator gives MPKVSHEYRAERRAHILAAARRCFVRDGFHGTSMQDLVDEAGVSSGAVYRYFPSKDAVIETIAAENLDQVVSVIRASIGDGLTAEAAIGAVLDFVTARHAEDGFAAIALLVWSEAMRNPVLAERLRDSIADAARLLRSPKRPGRDAAAITDLLLCVLPGYLMQLALTGPAAVKRIPRTVEKVFGPSA, from the coding sequence ATGCCGAAGGTGTCACACGAGTACCGCGCCGAACGCCGCGCGCACATCCTGGCCGCGGCACGCAGATGCTTTGTGCGTGACGGCTTCCATGGCACTTCGATGCAGGACCTTGTCGACGAGGCCGGTGTTTCCTCCGGGGCGGTATACCGCTACTTTCCCAGCAAGGACGCCGTCATCGAGACGATCGCCGCCGAGAACCTTGATCAGGTTGTCAGCGTGATCCGCGCGTCGATCGGGGACGGCTTGACCGCGGAAGCGGCCATCGGTGCCGTCCTTGACTTCGTCACCGCCCGTCACGCCGAGGATGGATTTGCCGCGATCGCGTTGCTCGTCTGGTCGGAGGCGATGCGCAATCCCGTTTTGGCGGAACGACTCCGCGACTCGATCGCAGATGCGGCACGGCTCCTACGATCGCCCAAACGCCCCGGCCGTGACGCGGCGGCGATCACCGACCTGCTGTTGTGTGTACTGCCCGGCTACCTGATGCAATTGGCCCTCACTGGACCCGCCGCCGTCAAACGCATACCTCGAACCGTGGAGAAAGTCTTCGGACCATCGGCCTGA
- a CDS encoding TIGR03619 family F420-dependent LLM class oxidoreductase, with translation MKFYISSAFLNTREIIELAKAADELGYDGIGIPDHVVNLETLDTPYPYTKDGQRRWQPFTDWPDPWVLVGALAQVTTRLRFVNTVYIPAMRNPYSAAKAIGTAAVLASGRVELGIGVGWCREEFALMGEQFEARGKRTDEMIELMRALWSPGWTEFDGQFYRAPRLEMQPTPPPIPVYVGGLSDIALRRAARNDGWIGDLIKSERAIEAVGRLREMRAENGLTMDDFTILTPLTDAFTTADYRRVEDAGITGIITMPWMFYAGPDASLDDKIDGMQRFRKDLALDG, from the coding sequence GTGAAGTTCTACATCAGCAGCGCCTTCCTGAACACCCGCGAGATCATCGAGCTCGCCAAGGCGGCCGACGAGCTCGGCTACGACGGCATCGGCATCCCCGACCACGTCGTCAACCTGGAGACCCTGGACACCCCGTACCCGTACACCAAAGACGGCCAGCGGCGCTGGCAGCCCTTCACCGACTGGCCCGATCCGTGGGTGCTGGTCGGTGCGCTGGCCCAGGTCACCACGCGGTTGCGGTTCGTCAACACCGTCTACATCCCCGCGATGCGCAACCCCTATTCGGCGGCGAAGGCCATCGGCACGGCGGCGGTCCTGGCGTCCGGCCGGGTAGAGCTGGGCATCGGCGTGGGGTGGTGCCGCGAGGAATTCGCTTTGATGGGTGAGCAATTCGAGGCTCGCGGGAAACGTACCGACGAGATGATCGAGCTGATGCGGGCGCTGTGGTCGCCGGGCTGGACCGAGTTCGACGGTCAGTTCTACCGGGCGCCGCGGCTGGAGATGCAGCCCACCCCGCCGCCGATACCGGTGTACGTCGGTGGCCTGTCCGACATCGCGCTGCGCCGCGCCGCCCGTAACGACGGCTGGATCGGCGATTTGATCAAGTCCGAGCGGGCCATCGAAGCGGTGGGCCGGCTGCGGGAGATGCGAGCCGAAAACGGTTTGACCATGGACGATTTCACCATCCTGACACCGCTGACCGACGCGTTCACCACCGCCGACTACCGACGCGTCGAGGACGCCGGCATCACCGGCATCATCACCATGCCGTGGATGTTCTATGCGGGGCCCGACGCCAGCCTGGACGACAAGATCGACGGCATGCAGCGGTTCCGCAAGGACCTCGCGCTCGACGGCTAG
- a CDS encoding 12-oxophytodienoate reductase, whose translation MMKDFRPPHSSQVDDAVDISGLLTPLSVGSLRLPNRFALAPMTRYATPDGVPTAAYVPYLRRRAAGGMGLLITESALIPDPSTAMDLDMLSYFHDNAKAAWKPVVEAVHDEGAAIFSQLLHAGVYRGHRPSIFPDVPTASPSGIDFYGEPIGKALSTNDIDNIIASYVKAARDAQWAGFDGIEVHGAHGYLPDLFLWERTNQRSDRYGGALADRTRFACELVGALRSELGSDTVISFRFSQWKADLFDARIANTPIELETVLGPLTAAGVDIFHPSTRRHYDAAFPDLGGADGRLSLAGWTKKITGHPTITVGSIALTKTIGESGATAGGHADIASLHALVRQYERGEFDIAAIGRAALANPDIVHKIHSGRSQELIPYNESRHKLTLR comes from the coding sequence ATGATGAAGGACTTTCGCCCACCCCACTCGTCTCAGGTGGACGACGCTGTCGACATCTCGGGCTTGCTGACTCCGTTGTCGGTGGGCTCGCTACGGCTGCCAAACCGGTTCGCACTCGCGCCGATGACGCGCTACGCGACCCCCGACGGCGTACCCACCGCGGCGTACGTCCCCTACCTTCGGCGGCGCGCCGCGGGCGGAATGGGCCTGTTGATCACCGAATCAGCCCTGATCCCCGACCCGAGCACCGCGATGGACCTCGACATGCTCAGCTACTTCCACGACAACGCGAAAGCCGCATGGAAGCCGGTGGTGGAGGCTGTCCACGACGAAGGTGCGGCAATTTTCTCCCAGCTGCTGCACGCAGGCGTCTACCGCGGCCACCGTCCCAGCATCTTTCCCGATGTCCCCACCGCCAGTCCGTCTGGAATCGACTTTTACGGTGAGCCTATCGGTAAGGCGTTGTCCACCAACGACATCGACAACATCATCGCGAGCTACGTGAAGGCGGCCCGCGACGCGCAGTGGGCGGGTTTCGACGGCATCGAAGTGCACGGTGCCCACGGATACCTTCCCGACCTGTTTTTATGGGAGCGCACCAACCAGCGTTCGGACCGCTACGGTGGCGCGTTGGCAGACAGGACACGCTTCGCGTGCGAACTGGTCGGCGCCCTACGCAGCGAACTCGGATCGGACACCGTGATCAGCTTCCGATTCTCCCAGTGGAAGGCCGACCTCTTCGACGCGCGAATCGCCAACACCCCAATCGAACTGGAAACGGTGCTCGGCCCGCTTACCGCCGCCGGAGTCGATATCTTTCATCCCTCGACACGCCGGCACTATGACGCCGCGTTCCCTGACCTCGGCGGCGCCGACGGTCGACTCAGCCTCGCCGGGTGGACCAAGAAGATCACCGGCCATCCCACTATCACCGTTGGATCGATCGCACTGACCAAGACCATCGGCGAATCAGGCGCCACGGCCGGCGGTCACGCGGACATCGCCTCCCTGCACGCCCTCGTTCGCCAGTACGAGCGCGGCGAGTTCGACATCGCAGCCATCGGGCGGGCCGCCCTGGCCAATCCCGACATCGTTCACAAGATCCACTCCGGACGTAGCCAGGAACTCATCCCTTACAACGAAAGCCGACACAAACTCACACTCCGGTGA
- a CDS encoding zinc-dependent alcohol dehydrogenase family protein has product MRAYRFDSHGGLDGLQLHDEPVPAPQRGELLLRVKAVSLNYRDIAIPLGRYVRKAKVGLVPCSDAVAEVVEIGEGVADYRPGDRVVGTFQPRWFGGTLPATAESDSYGSGQDGWLTEYKVVSRESVVAVPPALSDDHAATLPCAGVTAWNALGGPAPIRAGQTVLTLGSGGVSVFAVQLAKLAGAHVIATTSSTHKAQVLQSLGADEVINYRTDAQWGQRVRQLTEGRGVDRVVEVGGPATIEQSLRAVAVGGEVTLIGFLSEDNPGIDYFLLKGSGAITRSITVGDRTELESLVRAVTTTGLTPVIDEIFEFSDARAAFERLRDGKHLGKLVIRVS; this is encoded by the coding sequence ATGCGCGCATATCGATTCGATAGCCACGGTGGGCTAGACGGTCTGCAGTTGCACGACGAACCTGTGCCCGCACCCCAACGAGGAGAACTCCTGCTGCGGGTCAAGGCGGTCTCGCTGAACTATCGCGACATAGCGATCCCACTGGGCCGTTACGTGCGTAAGGCCAAAGTCGGTTTGGTGCCGTGCAGCGACGCCGTTGCCGAAGTCGTCGAGATCGGTGAGGGCGTCGCTGACTATCGTCCCGGCGACCGGGTGGTAGGGACATTTCAACCCAGGTGGTTCGGTGGAACACTGCCGGCGACCGCAGAGTCCGACAGTTACGGCAGCGGACAGGACGGATGGCTCACCGAATACAAAGTGGTCTCACGGGAATCGGTCGTCGCCGTGCCACCCGCTCTGTCCGACGACCATGCCGCCACGCTGCCCTGCGCCGGTGTCACCGCCTGGAATGCGCTGGGCGGTCCGGCACCGATCCGCGCCGGCCAAACCGTATTGACGCTCGGTTCCGGCGGGGTGTCGGTGTTCGCCGTGCAACTGGCGAAACTTGCTGGGGCTCATGTCATCGCGACAACCTCGAGCACCCATAAGGCGCAGGTGTTGCAGTCGTTGGGGGCGGACGAGGTCATCAATTACCGCACCGATGCCCAGTGGGGCCAACGGGTGCGGCAATTGACCGAAGGCCGCGGGGTCGACCGCGTCGTCGAAGTCGGCGGACCGGCCACCATCGAGCAGTCATTGCGGGCGGTCGCCGTGGGCGGGGAGGTGACGTTGATCGGCTTCCTGAGCGAGGACAATCCCGGCATCGACTATTTCTTGCTCAAAGGCAGCGGCGCGATAACCCGGTCCATCACGGTCGGCGACCGCACCGAGCTGGAAAGTCTGGTGCGAGCCGTCACCACCACAGGGCTCACACCAGTAATCGACGAGATCTTCGAATTTTCCGACGCGAGAGCGGCATTCGAGCGACTGCGCGACGGAAAGCACCTGGGCAAGCTCGTCATCCGGGTCAGCTGA
- a CDS encoding PaaI family thioesterase, whose translation MSQEAGALDATFEVLSAAEADRVTALYAPLADAVRELVDATIRTEADDDVVGEAKRAIEAVTASLRQRTRPLGVSYRVNGRPLPLGNAAIGVCNPVAPPIVVHHEGEGRCWSEFTLGSAYEGPPKLVHGGVSALVLDHMLGEAASEGLSKARFTGTITVKYLRGTPLGPLRCEAWVDGKEGRKVFARGTISDAAGVTVEADGVFIEPAWAQEAQ comes from the coding sequence TTGAGTCAGGAGGCCGGCGCGTTGGACGCCACATTCGAGGTGCTCAGCGCGGCGGAGGCCGATCGCGTGACAGCGCTGTACGCTCCGCTGGCCGACGCGGTCCGCGAGCTCGTCGACGCCACCATCCGGACCGAGGCCGACGACGACGTCGTCGGCGAGGCCAAGCGGGCGATCGAGGCCGTCACGGCGTCGTTGCGGCAACGCACCCGCCCGCTCGGGGTGAGCTACCGCGTCAACGGCCGCCCGCTGCCGCTGGGCAACGCCGCGATCGGCGTGTGCAACCCCGTCGCGCCGCCGATCGTCGTGCACCACGAGGGCGAGGGGCGCTGCTGGAGCGAGTTCACCCTCGGCTCGGCCTACGAGGGTCCGCCCAAACTGGTGCACGGCGGCGTCAGCGCCCTGGTGCTCGACCACATGCTCGGCGAGGCGGCCAGCGAGGGGTTGTCGAAGGCGCGCTTCACCGGCACCATCACCGTGAAATACCTGCGCGGCACCCCGCTCGGGCCGCTCCGCTGCGAGGCATGGGTCGACGGCAAGGAAGGCCGCAAAGTGTTTGCGCGCGGCACCATTTCGGATGCCGCCGGCGTCACGGTCGAGGCCGACGGCGTCTTCATCGAGCCGGCCTGGGCGCAGGAGGCGCAGTGA